The Punica granatum isolate Tunisia-2019 chromosome 4, ASM765513v2, whole genome shotgun sequence sequence TTGAGAGCTACTGCATAGCGGCTTCTTTGCATTTTTCTGCCCTCCATATTGCTTCAATGCTTCTGTTTATATAGGCACCCAAGATCAGAGGCAAGTTGCAAGGGGAGCCCCTCATTGCTCACCCCCCTTGTGCCATTTGCTCGCATTATTCAAACATTTGAGGTCTTCCATGAGCTCATAATCTCTTATCCCATCAGCAATTTACTTCTGGGTAGTAGAGGTATCATCAAcatcataatataataaattgaattaGCAAAATGAAACATAATAGCTCATCACAGAATATCTTTCTTTATGTTGTTGTGTTCACTTGAAAACTGAATTAAATAtaacatattaattaaattattagaGTAGaacaaaatgagaaaaaaaattaagcgCCTAATGAggcattattttctttttctttttttattcaataaaaaaatgaatagaacaaataatattataaagtAATAAGTTATTAAAAAGTAAAGCAAAACCAAAATTTTTTGCGAGAATGTCAAACACACTCCTAAAGCTCCAAAAGTTGACAACTTTAGagtatttaaataaattctcATTTATAGACCTTTATTTATgcaaatattttatgaatcTTTGCCGTTGTGGCAATTTAGACGAATAGAGTAACACTTACATAAACCATCAATAATGGGTATATGACCAAGGATTTTTATACTGTCCACTGCGATAAGTATCACATCTAACTCCTAAGAGTAACGGTATTAATCCTTTAAttcttacttttttattatattttatatcaattGACTTGCTTACAATACTAAGGTTGCACTtaataagcaaaaaaaaagtgttgaatGAGTAAGTAAATGGGAACTTACCTAATCATTCGGTGGTTTTTTTGCTAAATCGCTCGGCTGGTGGGCAATTTGATCATATTTGCGGCAATGCCCCTcaactttttcataatttgcaaatcagtccgCTTGTATTTTCTCATTAgctcaagagagagagagagagaggggggaggGGCACCGGTGAGGGGGCACaatcgaagagagagagagggagggaaatCGGGCCGGTGGTGGCCTCGATCCTGGCCACCACAGTCACGGAGGAGGTCGTCGGCATCATTTGTGCTCGCCGACGACCTCTTATGTGGAGATGGTGGCCGGTGACAGCGCTCGCCAGCGCCTCCTCCCTCTTCGGATCAAAAACCTTCGAtcctctttttgttttttttggcaacttttattttttttcaattttctatattttaaaaaattaaaataaaactatGGGCAAAAGTGAAAAGAAGTTAAAGTATTGGGATCTGTCTATACATAATTTCAGTCACCATAATTTCCACACAATCAAAAACTTTTTCGCTTCATTAATTAAGCATTTATTCTATTTAATTCTTAAATTTTCGATACTTAAAATTGTAAATCTGAACAAGCAAGACCTCACTTCCTAATTCAATCACAATGCATTACATAGCTTCAAGAAAGGTTCTTGTTTCACTGTCAGCAATGGCTTATCCATGGACCGATCCTTGGATCCCTAGTATCAATTCCTTCATATCTGAACCTCCCAGTGGGCATTCCCATCCACTTCCTCAGCCCTCTTCTTCACTCCCCCGGGATATCAGAGTTTGGAATCTCCCCCCTTTCTTCACTCCCTCTTCCCTCAACCCAACAGTCCAAACAATCCTTTCCATCCCCATCAAGCCACACCTCGTCCTCGATACTTTTTGCTTGGCAAGGCTCCACAAACGGGATCCGCCGATTCGTAAACATTGTGAAAGTTATGGGGCACTGCTGTAAATATGATAAAATGGACCCCGGCTGGGCAAATTAACTAAAAAGTGCTGAATGAttaagtcgattttggattgcTTAATGATTCACTGTCCTAACTATGTGGATAGATGCTTGCAAAGGCATCGGAATCGAGTTCCTGCAGATTGAAAAGTAGACCACTTGTAAGATAAACATCTTTCTTTCTGCAAAttgaatatgaaaatattgCATCCGTGAGATGATATATCGCATCGGCATCGGCAGTTGCGACGATACAATGCTAGTTCAATAACAACCGCATATTTTTGGCAGTTGGAGGTTATGCAAGTAATCTCACGCGGCATTTATTCTCCAAACTAAATCCGATACAAATTTCCTGAATTTCTGTTCACACTCATAACGCAAAAGAATTGATTCGGTCAATACAGAGTTTATACAAAAATGCGCGCAATGTGATTCTCAACCCGAGTTTATTACTTGTAAAGAATTGATTCGGTAGAGAaataaattgtcaaaattgTGCGCCGCTAGATAAGATCTGGCCTCGATCTTCCTCGCCAAATTGATATTGTTCGTACACCTTGAGCAAGAGTTCTCTACAGTCTACAACTGCCCCAAGCTTGATGCAAGCCAGAAAACAACCAGAGAGTTTCCGGTGAAGGCTATAGGCCTCATCGGGCGGCGGGGTGAGCCTGTGCCTCAACATTGTGGCTCCAAGGTTCGATATGCTTTGTGTTATATTTGTGGTGCGGAAGTCGAAGCCCCCAGGATTTGAGAAGGGTAGGCCCACCACGAAGCCTGCCTGGACATGGGCGTCTAACATGACATCTGATTCCATCCCTGTGAGGAACCCGAGCCTCTTTGACAGCTCGATCACTGCACCTCTATCTTTATTTGCACAAGCCATAACCTAATCAAGCATAGATTTAAAGTAAATACGATTCACTAGATGTTATTCTTTAAACTAAAGCATTATTAGCTACATATTACCAACATCGTAATATTCAACTGCACCTAACGCAACCTTAGATCAAGCACAAGGATTGAGTGAAGAAAATTTACCATTTGAAGATAGTCATCAACAAAACTCTTTGGGTAATCACGAGCTGCTCCAAAATCAATGAGGCTGATCGACCTAGTTGGCTCATCATACAGGAAATTACTCCAGTTAGGATCAGTCTGCAAGAGAATATCCACAACATAAGCAGAAAAGAAGATGATAATAAGAATTCATATGAAAGAACACAAATTCTTTAGATAGATAAGATGATTAAGTCATTTGTGAAAACAATAATATATGAATGATGCAGCTTGCCTGCATAAAGCGGAAGACAAATAGCTCCATCAAAGTGAGTTCCAACAACTTCTTCCCAACATAATCACGAGTTTCTTGGTCAAGTGTTGCCACCTTATCAATTGGAATGCCTACAAAATGAGAAACTTGGTCATAATGAATCCAAAATGCACTTGAGGATTTCCTGGACGATGGAGAAGACTACAGATCTTAAAAAGGGAGCATGACCTATAATTAGGTTCTACCCCATGTCAGCTTTCAAAGTAGGTTTGTACCAAAGTGCCTTTCCTCTTCTAGTTTGAAACTTAAAGTCCTTTAGTAACCATCTCGGCCAACACTCCACCCATTTGTgtacttaatttttatctttcaTCCAACTTGAGTGGATGGTTGATAAAGAAATTCCCACTGTCCATCAGTTGTTCCAACCTTCACTAGCTGAAAATGCCCTTGGGTTGGTAATCACGATGACATATTCCGGCTCATTCATAAATTCCTTACGagataaaagaaagaagtcTCAAGTATctcaaataagaaaatataacagAAATCTGTCCCCTTTGAAGGCAAGTACTCTAACAGGATACAGAAGAACAGGTTATAGTTTCTCTATATGCTGCAACAGCTGGGAAACTTCTGCTTCAAAATGTTTGTTTGGATACCTTCTACAAAGTTTGTTGAGGagcgtcaaaaaaaaaaaacttgaaagAATATTATGATATTAAAAAGCAAGCTTTTTTACCGGAAACGAGTTCTGTAGTCAGGACTCTTTTGCTAGACAAATTATCCACAACAATAGGAACATAGAAACCTTCCTTGCCAGGCATGAGCTCCCGGAACCGCTTCTGATTTGATGCCTCTAACTCATAGTCACACTCCCGAGACAATTCTTCCTTCGCCACCTGCAAAAGACTCCAGGATAAAGGGGTTTTTGTCTGATATGTCAGCTGGAAGGCAACAGAATCAGCTGTGACTACATCAACATAGAAATTACCTTCATAGCTCTATCAAGATAAAGGCCTTCTGGAATAAGATTAGTGTAATCTAACAGAAGCTTCACATTTTCGATGTCACTGTCAATGCTATCTGCAACACCGGGGTACTGAATTTTCATTGCAACCTCCATACCATCCTTCGTGACTGCTCGATGGACCTAACATAATAGAGAACATATGGCAAAAGCTTTTAAACAGGCTACTCAGAACATACTTCCAAGCTTTAAAGACAACACAAGTCCATGTCATCGTAAACATTTAAGTAAAGAAAGGCTGCTCTGCCCATTATCATTAAAATTCATTGAATCGGTCggtaaaataattataacaaTATTTAAGAGACCTTTAAATATCCATGAATTAACTAGATTTACTTTCTGCAACATTATTTTTGTGATCGTAGAGAGTGCATACACTCTACAGATCACAGAGTACACAAAAGTTCAATAGGGCACTTAGGATACCAAATGATGAACGGTCAAggatgaaatgaaaagaaacTACTGCTCATTAATATAGCCATGACTAGCTATAATTGCGCAACCTGGCCAATACTTGCAGCGGCCATCGGTTCATAATCAAAGCTTGTCAGCTTCGAGGACCAGTCGGGACCTAACTCAGCATCCAAAACCTGATTAAGCTGCTTTCTTGGCATGACATCTGCTCCTTGACGAACAATATCCAAAGCAGCCAAGATCTGTATCAATGTCAAGTATGTCAGTCGTTCCTGAACCCTGTAAGAGTTCAGTGCTATATATGCGACAAAAAGTCAAATTATCATGAACAGCATTCAGGCACAAATCCGAGCTGCAATGTCCTCGCCCAATTAAAGCAAGAAACAGCACGCCTCTAATGATAGAAATAACATATCAAAGTACAAACTTTAGCAGTTACACATATAAAACCAAACATTTTGCGGCATTGGAGGTATCCAACACATACGGAAAGTTATAATACCGGAGCAGGCACAAGGGACTCGTCCTGTATACTCAACATCTGCCCGATTTTGAGTGCAGCCCCACGCATCCTACACAGTGCGAGAGCCAAACGTTCTGCATTCCTCTCACTCAAGAATGGGGACAGCGCAGACTGTGAATCCTGTGCTTTAGGCGCACCATAGACGAGTCTCTTGGCAGATTCCTGAAGGGTTCCCCAGGCAAGGCCAGCTCCGAGACCAGCAAACCTGAGATaagttttcaaatttcatcAATCAATCAACTCCAAATAGAGAAGTGCATTGAGCTCATTGCAGAAATATGACTGACCCGAGCGCCCTTGTGAAAGGGGTGGAAGGGACTCTCCTCTCCCTGGGCTTCCGCCTCTTCACCGGCGGTAGCTGCTGCACCGGTGTTCCACCACCATCTAGACTGACATTCTCCTCAGGAGGCAAACTCTGCGACTCATGCTCTATCGCCAGACTCTCTGTATTCAATTTCTCGACAAAGCTTGCGCCTATCGCCTCACCCTCCGCCGCAATCTGCGAATCGGAAACCACTGCTCCCACTGTTTCCACATTGCTTTCGGTGTTTTCGGGACTGACCGCAGGTGTCTGCTCCCCACCGAGGCTAGGCTGCTGGTCATCCGCAACCGGACGGTGATCAAAGTAAACGATGGAGTTCTTCGGCCTAGGTTTAGGAGAGAGATCGCGGACCTTGCCCCGGGTCAGGCCAGCGACATCGGTGGCCGTAAAAAGGGCGGCCTTTGCCGCCGATTTGGCAAATGCTTCGACGTCTCCTTTCCTGGCGGTCTCGAGCAGCTCCGACCGCTTGGCGATCTCCTTGGCCACGAGCGAGAGGCCGCTCACGAGCCTGCTCAGGTCCTTCAACGAGGCCATTGCGAACGGGTAGAGAAGCTGCGGAATGGAACTCGCGACTGCTTATGGGAAATGGCGTAGGAGGGACAGGGAGCGATTGTCTAGTGGCCGAGGAAGGAGGAGATACGTGGGGGTCATTTCCGCCATGGAAGGGAGCAGCTGCAGGGTCAGCTCGCCATTTGGGCGGTGGCGGCGGGCTTTCACTTGTCGCCGTTAACGACCTTCGGGATCCCGATGGCAGTATTCATCACATGCACCGGGTGTATACACCTACCCCTCTTATCACCTCGCACGTCGCGCGGATGGTTTGAATACGCAAGTGATGTACTCCGGGTGCATGCATTTATCGAGAGAAATGTCAGAATGCTGGAATGAAACAGCCTTAACTCCGTCATTTCCATTTTGGGAAATTAGACGGTGTCCACTTAACTACCATGGGATCGTCTGCAGTGACTGACTTGCACTGTCCTCCAAGGATAGTCGCCTTAGGAAGAATCGTTTGGAAGATATTTGTAAACCGGAACAATTGTGATGGGTGATCATCGCGAACTTACGAGAATGAATGGTTGTGACTGCTCTAATGTAAGCAATCGGTGTTGTTTGAGGGCCAAGTTCTAAGGGAACTCGAGCTACAGTAATGAGTACAACACAAGCCAATTTCCCGATTCCTATGCCATTACTAGAGGTATCCCTTAAAATACATTAACTCCTCCGCAAGAGCAGTCTATCGGGATAAATATTATTCGTGAAAAAGGACCATAA is a genomic window containing:
- the LOC116204839 gene encoding protein ABC transporter 1, mitochondrial encodes the protein MASLKDLSRLVSGLSLVAKEIAKRSELLETARKGDVEAFAKSAAKAALFTATDVAGLTRGKVRDLSPKPRPKNSIVYFDHRPVADDQQPSLGGEQTPAVSPENTESNVETVGAVVSDSQIAAEGEAIGASFVEKLNTESLAIEHESQSLPPEENVSLDGGGTPVQQLPPVKRRKPRERRVPSTPFTRALGFAGLGAGLAWGTLQESAKRLVYGAPKAQDSQSALSPFLSERNAERLALALCRMRGAALKIGQMLSIQDESLVPAPILAALDIVRQGADVMPRKQLNQVLDAELGPDWSSKLTSFDYEPMAAASIGQVHRAVTKDGMEVAMKIQYPGVADSIDSDIENVKLLLDYTNLIPEGLYLDRAMKVAKEELSRECDYELEASNQKRFRELMPGKEGFYVPIVVDNLSSKRVLTTELVSGIPIDKVATLDQETRDYVGKKLLELTLMELFVFRFMQTDPNWSNFLYDEPTRSISLIDFGAARDYPKSFVDDYLQMVMACANKDRGAVIELSKRLGFLTGMESDVMLDAHVQAGFVVGLPFSNPGGFDFRTTNITQSISNLGATMLRHRLTPPPDEAYSLHRKLSGCFLACIKLGAVVDCRELLLKVYEQYQFGEEDRGQILSSGAQF